Genomic segment of Terriglobia bacterium:
GGCACCGAACGTGTTTCGGCTGCTCACACTGGAGATCGATGGCGACCTGATTCCGGCCCTTGTGCGCGCCCTGGCGCCCCATCCCAATGCGGTCGTAGTGCCCGAGGATTTCCTGAGCGCAGATCTATCCGCAATCGTCTCACCGTACCTCGAGCCCGGCCTGCGTCTGCGGATCGTGGGGAATCTGCCCTACAACATCGGCACCGCAATTATCGAGAGGCTGCTCTTGTGGCCGATGCCCGTTGAGGACATGAATTTTATGCTTCAACTCGAAACGGCTGAACGGATCGCAAGCGTGCCAGGTTCGAGGCAATACGGCTTTTTTTCTGTCTTTTGCCAGCACTATTGCGAGATTAAGATGGGGTTCAAGGTGTCGCCAGCCTGCTTCGTTCCCCGGCCCAAAGTTGAGTCAGCCATGATCATCCTGCGCCCCCGCAGCGGCGCGTGTGATCCCGAACTCGATAATGATTTCCTGGAACTGACAAAGGCGGCCTTCTCCTATCGCCGCAAGAAGCTGTT
This window contains:
- the rsmA gene encoding 16S rRNA (adenine(1518)-N(6)/adenine(1519)-N(6))-dimethyltransferase RsmA is translated as MKTMLKKRYGQHFLRDTGILNRIVALIQPTRRDLMLEVGGGDGALSARLAPNVFRLLTLEIDGDLIPALVRALAPHPNAVVVPEDFLSADLSAIVSPYLEPGLRLRIVGNLPYNIGTAIIERLLLWPMPVEDMNFMLQLETAERIASVPGSRQYGFFSVFCQHYCEIKMGFKVSPACFVPRPKVESAMIILRPRSGACDPELDNDFLELTKAAFSYRRKKLLNSLRRDQHLGSMAREILAQAGIDGALRAEDLTVHQYERLARVYHEHKEKSRKA